Proteins encoded in a region of the Burkholderia ubonensis subsp. mesacidophila genome:
- the argC gene encoding N-acetyl-gamma-glutamyl-phosphate reductase yields MSTKVFVDGQEGTTGLKIFEYLSARSDIEILRIDEAKRKDVDERRRLINASNVTFLCLPDVASRESALLVENPDTTLIDASTAFRTSPDWAYGLPELTRAQREKIRTSKRIAVPGCHASAFVLAMRPLVDAGVVAPTFAAHSYSITGYSGGGKSMIADYENPASAAKLASPRPYALGLTHKHLPEMAAHTGLASAPIFTPIVGPFLKGLAVTTYFTPGQLAKRATPQDVQRIFAEYYADEAFVRVAPFNADDNLDAGFFDVQANNDTNRVDLFVFGNEERFVTVARLDNLGKGASGAAIQCMNLSIGAAEDTGLKR; encoded by the coding sequence ATGAGCACCAAAGTTTTTGTCGACGGCCAGGAAGGCACGACCGGCCTCAAGATCTTCGAATACCTGTCCGCCCGCAGCGACATCGAGATCCTGCGCATCGACGAAGCGAAGCGCAAGGACGTCGACGAACGCCGCCGCCTGATCAATGCGTCGAACGTCACGTTCCTGTGCCTGCCGGACGTCGCGTCGCGCGAATCGGCGTTGCTCGTCGAGAACCCGGACACGACGCTGATCGACGCGAGCACCGCGTTCCGCACGAGCCCGGACTGGGCCTACGGCCTGCCCGAGCTGACCCGCGCGCAGCGCGAGAAGATTCGCACGTCGAAGCGCATCGCGGTGCCGGGCTGCCACGCATCGGCGTTCGTGCTCGCGATGCGTCCGCTCGTCGACGCCGGCGTCGTCGCGCCGACGTTCGCCGCGCACAGCTACTCGATCACCGGCTACAGCGGCGGCGGCAAGTCGATGATCGCCGACTACGAGAACCCCGCGTCGGCCGCGAAGCTCGCGAGCCCGCGCCCGTACGCACTCGGCCTCACGCACAAGCATCTGCCGGAAATGGCCGCGCACACGGGCCTCGCGTCCGCGCCGATCTTCACGCCGATCGTCGGCCCGTTCCTCAAGGGCCTCGCGGTGACGACCTACTTCACGCCCGGCCAGCTCGCGAAGCGCGCGACGCCGCAGGACGTGCAGCGCATCTTCGCGGAGTACTACGCGGATGAAGCGTTCGTGCGCGTCGCGCCGTTCAACGCCGACGACAACCTCGACGCCGGCTTCTTCGATGTGCAGGCGAACAACGACACGAACCGCGTCGACCTGTTCGTGTTCGGCAACGAAGAGCGCTTCGTCACCGTCGCGCGCCTCGACAATCTCGGCAAGGGCGCGTCGGGCGCCGCGATCCAGTGCATGAACCTGAGCATCGGTGCGGCGGAAGACACGGGCCTCAAGCGCTGA